A genomic stretch from Alloyangia pacifica includes:
- the betI gene encoding transcriptional regulator BetI: protein MARKSEEERRRDLIAATIREIGASGTLNVTTSQIAKRAGVSPGLAFHYFHDKDTLFLAAMRSILSDYKADVTRALASAITPEDRVNAIVQASFGMGSFRREAISAWVNFYALALRSEEARRLLYLYQRRLHSNLVYALRPRIGERAPDVARRIGGLIDGLYLRYALDTKMLRPPEEAVGAVDGSEGAQHVLRAIAAECTEVHENDDISMADADPAPMAPLAGPQE from the coding sequence ATGGCCCGCAAATCCGAGGAAGAAAGACGCAGGGATCTGATCGCTGCGACGATCCGCGAGATCGGTGCCTCGGGCACGCTCAACGTCACGACCAGCCAGATCGCCAAGCGCGCCGGGGTCTCGCCGGGGCTCGCGTTCCACTACTTCCACGACAAGGACACGCTTTTTCTCGCCGCGATGCGGTCTATCCTGTCGGACTACAAGGCAGACGTGACCCGGGCGCTAGCGAGCGCCATCACCCCCGAAGACCGCGTCAATGCCATCGTCCAGGCCAGTTTCGGCATGGGCAGCTTCCGCCGCGAGGCGATCTCGGCATGGGTGAATTTTTACGCACTCGCGCTGCGCTCGGAAGAGGCGCGGCGGCTGCTCTATCTCTATCAGCGCCGGCTGCACAGCAATCTGGTCTACGCGCTGCGCCCCAGAATCGGTGAACGCGCCCCGGATGTGGCACGGCGAATCGGTGGCCTGATCGACGGGCTCTATCTGCGCTACGCGCTCGACACCAAGATGCTGCGCCCGCCCGAAGAGGCGGTCGGCGCGGTCGACGGCTCGGAGGGGGCGCAGCACGTGCTGCGCGCCATCGCCGCCGAATGCACCGAAGTCCACGAAAACGACGACATCTCCATGGCGGACGCCGATCCGGCGCCCATGGCCCCCCTTGCAGGACCTCAGGAGTAA
- a CDS encoding ABC transporter ATP-binding protein: MSPEQDKEVLIRVRGLRTQFGTHVVHDGLDLDVYRGEVLGVVGGSGTGKSVLLRAITGLERPTAGRIEAFGTEVLTASAEDRARLDDHWGVMFQDGALFSSLTVRENVEVPLRRIAELTPELRRALADLKISLVGLPYRAGDAAPSELSGGMRKRAGLARALALDPEIVFLDEPTAGLDPIGASAFDELINTLSDALGLTVFLVTHDLDTLYATCDRIAVLAEKRVLATGTLPQMLEVDHPWVQEYFTGPRARLARDAVWTDTKTEAD; this comes from the coding sequence GTGAGCCCGGAACAGGACAAAGAGGTGCTCATCCGCGTGCGCGGGCTGCGCACCCAGTTCGGCACCCACGTGGTGCACGACGGTCTGGACCTTGACGTCTACCGGGGCGAGGTTCTGGGCGTGGTCGGCGGCTCGGGCACCGGCAAGTCGGTGCTGTTGCGTGCCATCACCGGGCTCGAGCGCCCGACCGCGGGCCGGATCGAGGCTTTCGGAACCGAGGTGCTGACCGCCTCGGCGGAAGACCGCGCTCGGCTCGACGACCACTGGGGGGTGATGTTCCAGGACGGGGCGCTTTTCTCCTCGCTCACCGTGCGCGAGAATGTCGAGGTGCCGTTGCGCCGCATCGCCGAGCTGACACCCGAGCTGCGGCGGGCGCTGGCGGATCTCAAGATCTCGCTCGTCGGCCTGCCTTACCGCGCAGGCGATGCCGCCCCGTCGGAGCTTTCGGGCGGGATGCGCAAGCGCGCCGGGCTGGCGCGGGCTTTGGCCCTCGACCCCGAGATCGTCTTCCTTGACGAGCCGACCGCCGGGCTCGATCCGATCGGCGCCTCGGCCTTCGATGAGTTGATCAACACACTAAGCGACGCGCTTGGACTGACCGTCTTTCTTGTCACCCATGATCTCGACACGCTCTATGCAACCTGCGACCGTATCGCGGTGCTGGCCGAGAAGCGGGTGCTCGCCACCGGCACGCTGCCCCAGATGCTGGAGGTCGATCACCCATGGGTGCAGGAATATTTCACCGGACCGAGAGCGCGGCTCGCGCGCGACGCGGTCTGGACCGACACCAAGACCGAGGCTGACTGA
- a CDS encoding ABC transporter permease, protein MNSSGLQVEHEESGSGQVIRLSGPLTVRELAGLQAQLLAAPPAPVIDLTRVTRIDTAGAWALATYEGRVAAQGGALRYRGASEAADLLLATVRRALPVPEPAPATPTGLTALLETTGRRVIGGLHFLRGLLEFLGMFLSGLFRAVIHPREFRFTALVAHCDDVGLRAVPIVSLMAFLIGVVLAFQGATQLRQFGAEVFVVDLIAISVLRELGILLTAIIVAGRTASAFCAAIGSMKMRQEIDAMRTLGLDPVTVLFVPRILALLLMLPILGLIADIMGLFGGALMSWIELGISPSMFRTRLISDTDISNVVVGLIKAPVFAVIIGVVGCHAGMQVKGDAESLGRQTSSAVVTAIFAVIVADALFSIFFAEVGL, encoded by the coding sequence ATGAACAGCAGCGGGTTGCAGGTCGAGCACGAAGAATCAGGCTCCGGGCAGGTCATCCGCCTTTCGGGACCGCTGACGGTGCGCGAACTCGCGGGCCTGCAGGCGCAGTTGCTCGCGGCGCCGCCTGCCCCGGTCATCGACCTCACCCGGGTCACGCGGATCGACACCGCCGGGGCCTGGGCGCTGGCCACCTACGAAGGCCGGGTCGCGGCACAAGGCGGCGCGCTGCGCTATCGCGGCGCGAGCGAAGCCGCCGATCTGCTTTTGGCCACGGTACGCCGCGCCCTGCCGGTGCCCGAGCCCGCGCCCGCCACCCCGACAGGCCTTACGGCGCTTCTCGAGACGACGGGGCGCCGGGTCATAGGCGGGCTGCACTTCCTGCGCGGGCTGCTGGAATTTCTCGGAATGTTCCTCTCCGGGCTTTTCCGCGCGGTCATCCACCCGCGCGAGTTCCGCTTCACGGCGCTGGTCGCCCATTGCGACGATGTCGGCCTGCGGGCCGTGCCGATCGTGTCGCTCATGGCCTTCCTGATCGGCGTTGTTCTCGCGTTTCAGGGCGCGACCCAGCTGCGGCAGTTCGGGGCCGAGGTCTTCGTGGTCGATCTCATTGCGATCTCGGTGCTGCGCGAGTTGGGGATCCTGCTTACGGCGATCATCGTCGCGGGCCGCACCGCCTCGGCCTTTTGCGCCGCCATCGGCTCGATGAAGATGCGCCAGGAGATCGACGCTATGCGCACGCTCGGACTCGACCCGGTGACGGTGCTCTTCGTGCCGCGCATCCTCGCGCTGTTGCTGATGCTGCCGATCCTCGGGCTGATCGCGGATATCATGGGGCTCTTCGGTGGCGCGCTGATGTCCTGGATCGAGCTCGGGATCTCGCCCTCGATGTTCCGCACCCGGCTGATCTCTGACACCGACATCAGCAACGTCGTCGTGGGGCTCATCAAGGCGCCGGTCTTCGCGGTGATCATCGGCGTGGTTGGCTGCCACGCCGGGATGCAAGTCAAGGGCGACGCGGAATCGCTCGGGCGGCAGACCTCGAGCGCCGTGGTCACCGCCATCTTCGCGGTCATCGTCGCCGACGCCCTGTTCTCGATCTTCTTTGCCGAGGTGGGACTGTGA
- the choV gene encoding choline ABC transporter ATP-binding protein → MTTAVKIDNVSIVFGDAPEEALPLMDQGLDRATIQKKTDQVLGVHDCSLDVEEGEILVLMGLSGSGKSTLLRGVNGLNPVVRGGVHVREGARMVNVTDASSADLRRIRRERVAMVFQQFGLLPWRSVAENVGLGLELGGMGKAARRAKVMEQLELVGLSNWADNKVGELSGGMQQRVGLARAFATEAPILLMDEPFSALDPLIRSKLQDELLELQSKLKRTIIFVSHDLDEAFKIGNRIAIMEGGRIVQCGTPNQIASDPANDYVAEFVAHSNPLSFLRAKDVMKPSEAPAEVEVDEETPVLEFAAAMTERNAPVAVTRGGVRIGTVTPATLLERLVAQ, encoded by the coding sequence ATGACCACGGCCGTGAAGATCGACAATGTTTCCATTGTCTTCGGTGATGCGCCGGAAGAGGCGCTGCCGCTGATGGACCAGGGGCTAGACCGCGCCACGATCCAGAAGAAGACCGACCAGGTGCTCGGCGTGCACGATTGCTCGCTCGACGTCGAGGAGGGTGAGATCCTCGTGCTCATGGGCCTTTCGGGCTCGGGAAAGTCGACGCTTCTGCGCGGCGTCAACGGGCTCAACCCGGTGGTGCGCGGCGGCGTGCATGTGCGTGAGGGCGCGCGCATGGTCAATGTCACCGACGCCTCCTCCGCCGACCTGCGCCGCATCCGCCGCGAGCGGGTGGCCATGGTGTTCCAGCAATTCGGCCTGCTCCCCTGGCGCTCGGTCGCCGAAAACGTCGGGCTCGGACTGGAGCTGGGCGGCATGGGCAAGGCGGCCCGCCGAGCCAAGGTGATGGAGCAGCTCGAACTGGTCGGCCTGTCGAACTGGGCCGACAACAAGGTGGGCGAGCTTTCGGGCGGGATGCAACAGCGCGTCGGCCTTGCCCGCGCCTTTGCCACCGAGGCACCGATCCTGCTGATGGACGAACCCTTCTCGGCGCTCGACCCGCTGATCCGCAGCAAGCTGCAGGACGAGCTGCTGGAACTGCAGTCCAAGCTCAAGCGCACGATCATCTTCGTCAGCCACGATCTCGACGAGGCCTTCAAGATCGGCAACCGCATCGCGATCATGGAGGGCGGTCGCATCGTGCAATGCGGCACGCCGAACCAGATCGCCAGTGATCCGGCGAACGACTACGTGGCCGAGTTCGTGGCCCATTCCAACCCGCTCAGCTTCCTGCGGGCCAAGGACGTGATGAAGCCCTCAGAAGCGCCCGCCGAGGTCGAGGTCGACGAGGAGACGCCGGTGCTCGAGTTCGCCGCCGCGATGACCGAGCGCAACGCGCCGGTGGCGGTGACGCGGGGCGGCGTGCGGATTGGCACGGTGACCCCCGCAACGCTGCTGGAGCGGCTGGTGGCGCAGTAG
- the betB gene encoding betaine-aldehyde dehydrogenase has translation MTSAYQPAGSHFINGAYVDDTAGEKIEVIYPHTGEVIATLHAATPAIIEQALASAEAAQAEWGALSGTERGRVLRKAADLLRARNRELSEIETHDTGKPMSETLIADAASGADALEYFGGLAGTLTGEHIPVAGGDFVYTRREPLGVCIGIGAWNYPIQIASWKAAPALACGNAMIFKPSEMTPLTALKLAEILIEAGAPAGIFNVVQGYGAVGASLITDPRVDKVSLTGSVPTGRKVYAAAADGIRHVTMELGGKSPIVVFDDADLESAVAAAINGNFYSTGQICSNGTRVFVQEGLYETFVARVAERMENAVIGDPMDEATTIGPMVSARQRSIVEGYIAKGVEEGARLVKGGKVLDGAGFYIEPTLFADVTDEMTIAREEIFGPVMSVLKFATEDEALARANDTQFGLAAGVFTADLTRAHRMAAGFEAGTCYINAYNLTPVEAPFGGSKMSGVGRENSKAAIAHYSQVKSVYVGMNPTEAPF, from the coding sequence ATGACCTCTGCTTACCAACCCGCTGGCAGCCACTTCATCAACGGCGCCTATGTCGATGACACCGCAGGCGAAAAGATCGAGGTGATCTACCCCCACACCGGAGAGGTGATCGCCACCCTGCACGCCGCCACCCCGGCGATCATCGAGCAGGCGCTGGCCTCGGCAGAAGCCGCGCAGGCCGAATGGGGCGCACTGTCGGGCACAGAGCGCGGCCGCGTGCTGCGCAAGGCGGCTGACCTGCTGCGCGCGCGCAACCGCGAGCTGTCCGAGATCGAAACCCATGACACCGGCAAGCCGATGTCCGAGACGCTGATTGCCGACGCCGCCTCGGGCGCCGATGCGCTGGAATACTTCGGCGGTCTTGCCGGCACGCTGACCGGCGAGCACATCCCGGTGGCAGGCGGCGATTTCGTCTACACCCGCCGCGAGCCGCTCGGCGTCTGCATCGGCATCGGCGCCTGGAACTACCCGATCCAGATCGCCAGCTGGAAGGCTGCGCCCGCGCTGGCCTGCGGCAATGCGATGATCTTCAAGCCCTCCGAGATGACGCCGCTGACGGCGCTGAAGCTCGCCGAGATCCTGATCGAGGCCGGCGCGCCTGCGGGCATCTTCAACGTCGTGCAGGGCTATGGCGCCGTCGGCGCGTCGCTGATCACGGATCCGCGCGTCGACAAGGTCTCGCTCACCGGCTCGGTGCCCACGGGCCGCAAGGTCTACGCCGCCGCCGCCGACGGCATCCGCCATGTCACCATGGAACTGGGCGGCAAGTCCCCGATCGTGGTCTTTGACGATGCGGACCTCGAAAGCGCCGTCGCTGCCGCGATCAACGGCAACTTCTATTCCACCGGCCAGATCTGCTCTAACGGCACCCGCGTCTTCGTGCAGGAGGGGCTGTATGAGACATTCGTCGCCCGGGTCGCCGAGCGCATGGAGAACGCCGTGATCGGCGATCCGATGGACGAGGCCACCACCATCGGTCCGATGGTCTCGGCCCGCCAGCGCAGCATTGTCGAGGGCTACATCGCCAAGGGCGTCGAAGAAGGGGCGCGGCTGGTGAAGGGTGGCAAGGTGCTGGACGGCGCGGGCTTCTACATCGAGCCGACGCTCTTTGCCGATGTCACCGACGAGATGACCATCGCCCGCGAGGAGATCTTCGGCCCGGTCATGTCGGTGCTGAAATTCGCCACCGAGGACGAAGCACTAGCCCGCGCGAACGACACGCAGTTCGGCCTTGCCGCCGGTGTGTTCACCGCCGATCTTACCCGCGCGCACCGCATGGCCGCGGGCTTCGAAGCGGGCACCTGCTACATCAACGCCTACAACCTCACCCCGGTCGAGGCGCCCTTCGGCGGCTCCAAGATGTCGGGTGTTGGCCGCGAGAACTCCAAGGCCGCCATCGCGCATTACAGCCAAGTGAAATCGGTCTACGTCGGCATGAACCCGACCGAAGCCCCGTTCTGA
- a CDS encoding MCE family protein, whose amino-acid sequence METRANYVLVGAFAIAGFVGLLGFLLWFANVELDKQFDYYDIDFPSVSGMSIASEVRFAGLPVGQVVGLGLSPEQNGTVRVRVEVTAGTPVRSNSTATIEAQGVTGVSYVSIAPGSPGARLLSDQTGEQVPRIDAGQSALQSLTESAPEIFDETLELVRSLRTLLGSENQQRVVTILTNVEQASAELSQTLQDVSGVTGAVSTFTDQMDRFNASVEGMTGDVAGVLADAQETLRAITTLSEEARALVAQGTGTAAAAESYITDRLGPATEQLQGTVSEIEARFARLSERAETLAETFTETGSAASARLAEAQGTLAGLDGLIADLSQTSRSVDGAAQRLDGLLAGDGAALIAELRTATAEATSVIQGFGDSTGADLSAIFEDIRTATRSAVQTIETVGADLSSASGQLDGLAGEASETLEAARSTFAAANVTLSSINGTLETGDRALSAAERAFDGADRAISQELGPIAAQLRGTLAELEAAISQVSGDIPGITSELRAASRSAAAAFSGLEGAVGETRPALRDFSATALPQFSRLAAEARALIDNLDALTTQLRRNPTRFFLDDRAPEYRR is encoded by the coding sequence ATGGAAACCCGCGCCAACTACGTGCTTGTCGGAGCCTTCGCCATCGCGGGCTTTGTCGGGCTGCTCGGCTTTCTGCTGTGGTTCGCCAACGTCGAGCTGGACAAGCAGTTCGACTATTACGACATCGACTTCCCCTCGGTCTCGGGCATGTCGATCGCTTCCGAGGTGCGCTTTGCCGGGCTGCCGGTGGGACAGGTGGTCGGCCTCGGCCTCTCGCCGGAGCAGAACGGCACGGTCCGGGTCCGCGTCGAGGTCACCGCGGGCACCCCGGTGCGCAGCAACTCCACTGCCACAATCGAGGCGCAGGGCGTCACCGGCGTCAGCTATGTCAGCATCGCCCCGGGCAGCCCCGGCGCGCGGCTGCTGTCCGATCAGACCGGCGAGCAGGTGCCGCGTATCGACGCTGGCCAGTCGGCCCTGCAATCGCTCACTGAATCCGCGCCCGAGATCTTCGACGAGACGCTGGAGCTGGTGCGCAGCCTGCGTACCCTCCTCGGCTCCGAGAACCAGCAGCGTGTCGTCACCATCCTGACCAATGTCGAGCAGGCCTCGGCCGAGCTGTCGCAGACGCTGCAGGATGTCTCCGGCGTGACCGGTGCGGTCTCGACCTTCACCGACCAGATGGACCGCTTCAACGCCAGCGTCGAGGGTATGACCGGTGACGTGGCGGGCGTGCTCGCCGACGCGCAGGAGACTTTGCGCGCGATCACCACTCTGTCTGAAGAGGCTCGCGCACTTGTCGCCCAGGGCACCGGGACCGCTGCCGCGGCAGAGAGCTACATCACCGACCGGCTGGGCCCGGCGACCGAGCAGCTTCAGGGCACAGTCTCGGAGATCGAGGCGCGCTTCGCCCGCCTGAGCGAGCGCGCAGAGACCCTGGCCGAGACCTTCACCGAGACCGGTAGCGCCGCCAGCGCCCGGCTGGCCGAGGCGCAGGGCACATTGGCTGGTCTCGACGGGCTCATCGCCGATCTGTCGCAGACCTCGCGCAGCGTCGACGGGGCGGCGCAGCGACTCGACGGGTTGCTCGCCGGCGACGGTGCCGCGCTGATCGCAGAGCTACGCACCGCGACCGCCGAGGCGACCTCGGTGATCCAGGGCTTCGGCGACAGCACCGGTGCCGATCTGAGCGCCATCTTCGAGGACATCCGCACCGCCACCCGCTCGGCGGTGCAGACCATCGAAACGGTGGGCGCCGATCTCAGTTCGGCCTCCGGGCAGCTCGACGGGCTCGCAGGGGAGGCCTCGGAGACGCTGGAGGCGGCGCGTTCGACCTTCGCCGCGGCCAATGTCACGCTCTCCTCGATCAATGGCACGCTGGAGACGGGTGACCGCGCGCTCTCGGCCGCCGAGCGGGCCTTTGACGGCGCCGACCGGGCGATCAGCCAGGAACTCGGCCCGATCGCGGCGCAGCTGCGCGGCACCCTGGCCGAGCTGGAGGCGGCTATCTCCCAGGTGTCGGGCGACATCCCCGGGATCACCAGCGAGCTGCGCGCCGCCAGCAGATCCGCCGCCGCGGCCTTTTCGGGACTCGAGGGCGCGGTCGGCGAGACCCGCCCGGCCCTGCGCGATTTCAGCGCCACCGCCCTGCCGCAGTTCAGCCGGCTCGCCGCCGAGGCGCGCGCGCTCATCGACAATCTCGACGCGCTCACCACGCAGCTCCGTCGAAACCCGACCCGCTTTTTCCTCGACGACCGTGCCCCAGAATACCGAAGGTAG
- the choW gene encoding choline ABC transporter permease subunit → MDWLTSYKIPVGDFAAFIFEGIRDHAEGLLDLLSVVLEAMIEGILWVLQEPNPFFIIAAFILIAWLLQRSWKVCAFVALGFLFILNQGYWEETTESLTLVLSACVVCMAIGVPVGIAAAHRPRLYAVLRPVLDLMQTLPTFVYLIPAIVFFGIGMVPGLIATVIFVLPAPIRLTQLGISSTPQQLTEAVRAFGGTNRDVLFKAELPYALPQIMAGLNQTIMLALSMVVIAALVGADGLGVPVVRALNQVNTSLGFESGLVIVVVAILLDRLLNLGGDKK, encoded by the coding sequence TTGGATTGGCTCACTTCATACAAGATTCCCGTCGGCGACTTCGCGGCCTTCATCTTCGAGGGCATCCGTGACCACGCCGAGGGGCTGCTCGACCTGCTCTCCGTCGTTCTCGAGGCGATGATTGAGGGCATCCTCTGGGTTCTGCAGGAACCCAACCCGTTCTTCATCATCGCCGCCTTCATACTGATCGCCTGGCTTCTGCAGCGCAGCTGGAAGGTCTGTGCCTTCGTCGCGCTCGGCTTTCTGTTCATCCTCAATCAGGGCTACTGGGAGGAGACCACGGAGAGCCTGACGCTGGTGCTGTCGGCCTGCGTGGTCTGCATGGCGATCGGCGTGCCGGTGGGCATCGCTGCCGCGCACCGGCCCCGGCTCTACGCCGTGCTGCGCCCGGTGCTCGATCTGATGCAGACGCTGCCCACCTTCGTCTACCTTATTCCGGCAATCGTCTTCTTCGGCATCGGCATGGTGCCGGGGCTCATCGCCACGGTGATCTTCGTGCTGCCCGCGCCGATCCGCCTGACCCAGCTCGGCATCTCCTCGACGCCGCAGCAGCTGACCGAGGCCGTCCGGGCGTTCGGGGGCACCAACCGCGACGTTCTGTTCAAGGCCGAACTCCCCTATGCGCTGCCGCAGATCATGGCGGGGCTGAACCAGACCATCATGCTGGCGCTGTCGATGGTGGTGATTGCCGCTCTGGTCGGCGCTGACGGGCTCGGCGTGCCGGTGGTGAGGGCGCTCAACCAGGTGAACACCTCGCTCGGCTTCGAGAGCGGACTGGTGATCGTGGTCGTGGCCATCCTGCTCGACCGCCTGCTCAACCTCGGAGGCGACAAGAAATGA
- a CDS encoding LacI family DNA-binding transcriptional regulator translates to MASIKEIAQDIGVSAATVSNALTGKGRVSKELAERIQARAEALGYRPSRAARALKTGQSGILGLVMPDLTNPLFPRIAQNLSIAAEARGLGILIADSRGSEARQTEALQQLVGRGVDGVVIVPQKGTSPEAPGLPMVTINTARDPRNTVSADHVGGGALIGTHIRELGHSHVVLLGGDRVSDVQQDRLRGMGEGLGPSVRIETVWGDAGLATLPERVGQGATAILATSDLLALAALSELARAGISVPGDVSLTGFDDLPFATAMHPALTTTAQDVSAIAEHALEVLSRLIAGAARPESHAVPMRLVPRGSTAAPRHPTTTNTERLP, encoded by the coding sequence ATGGCCAGCATCAAGGAAATCGCACAGGACATCGGGGTTTCGGCCGCCACCGTCTCGAACGCGCTCACCGGAAAGGGGCGGGTTTCAAAGGAGCTGGCGGAACGCATTCAGGCCCGCGCCGAGGCGCTTGGCTACCGCCCGAGCCGCGCCGCGCGTGCGTTGAAGACCGGCCAGAGCGGCATCCTCGGGCTGGTGATGCCGGACCTCACCAACCCGCTCTTCCCGCGCATCGCGCAGAATCTGTCGATTGCTGCCGAGGCGCGCGGGCTCGGCATCCTCATCGCCGACTCGCGCGGCAGCGAGGCGCGCCAGACCGAGGCGCTGCAACAGCTCGTGGGGAGGGGGGTCGACGGCGTGGTGATCGTGCCGCAGAAGGGCACCTCGCCCGAGGCGCCCGGCCTGCCGATGGTGACGATCAACACCGCGCGCGACCCGCGCAACACCGTCTCGGCCGATCATGTCGGCGGCGGCGCCCTTATCGGCACGCATATCCGCGAGCTGGGGCACAGCCACGTGGTGCTGCTTGGCGGCGACCGGGTGTCGGACGTTCAGCAGGACCGCCTGCGCGGCATGGGCGAGGGGCTCGGCCCGAGCGTCCGCATCGAGACGGTCTGGGGCGATGCCGGGCTCGCCACGCTGCCCGAGCGCGTGGGGCAGGGCGCCACGGCGATCCTTGCGACCTCGGACCTGCTGGCGCTGGCCGCCTTGTCGGAACTCGCGCGCGCAGGGATCTCGGTGCCCGGGGATGTGAGCCTCACCGGCTTCGACGATCTGCCCTTCGCCACCGCCATGCACCCGGCGCTGACCACCACCGCGCAGGACGTGAGCGCCATCGCCGAGCATGCGCTCGAGGTGCTGAGCCGTCTCATCGCCGGCGCCGCCCGCCCCGAGAGCCACGCCGTGCCCATGCGGCTGGTACCGCGCGGCTCCACCGCCGCCCCCCGACACCCAACCACGACCAACACGGAGAGACTGCCATGA
- a CDS encoding ABC-type transport auxiliary lipoprotein family protein → MFPRPLLPVLALALGTSGCAAISALDSASEALDVYELQTPAIEGAARRGWAELVVEPPIASGALSTDRIMIRPAPLQAQYLPGARWSDETPAMLQTLLVRSLAETGAFASVGRAPLGAQGDYALLGELTDFQAESLGSEGPVSVHLRLMLRLVRERDSAVVASRTFEVREPAADDETTTVVAAFDRASRRMVSEILPWAVRAGS, encoded by the coding sequence ATGTTCCCGAGACCCCTCCTGCCCGTCCTCGCCCTCGCGCTCGGCACCTCCGGCTGCGCCGCGATCTCGGCGCTCGACAGCGCCTCGGAAGCGCTCGATGTCTACGAGCTGCAAACGCCCGCCATCGAGGGCGCGGCGCGGCGCGGCTGGGCCGAGCTTGTGGTCGAGCCGCCGATCGCCAGCGGCGCGCTGAGCACCGACCGCATCATGATCCGGCCCGCGCCGCTTCAGGCACAATACCTGCCCGGCGCGCGCTGGTCCGACGAGACCCCCGCCATGCTGCAGACGCTTCTGGTGCGCAGCCTTGCCGAGACCGGCGCCTTTGCCTCGGTCGGTCGCGCGCCACTTGGCGCGCAGGGCGACTACGCGCTGCTGGGCGAGCTGACAGATTTCCAGGCCGAGAGCCTTGGCTCCGAGGGGCCGGTCTCGGTGCACCTGCGGCTGATGCTGCGACTGGTGCGCGAGCGCGACTCGGCGGTGGTGGCGAGCCGCACTTTCGAGGTGCGCGAACCCGCGGCGGACGACGAAACCACGACCGTCGTCGCCGCCTTCGACCGGGCCTCGCGGCGGATGGTCTCCGAGATCCTGCCCTGGGCGGTGCGCGCCGGGAGCTGA
- the choX gene encoding choline ABC transporter substrate-binding protein, translated as MKLVLTTSAIALCASAAAADCSKVRFSDVGWTDITATTAATTTVLEAMGYDTEISVLSVPVTYVSLEEGDMDVFLGNWMPTMEADIAPYREAGTVDTVRANLEGAKYTLATNAAGAALGIKDFADIAAHADELDETIYGIEPGNDGNRLIMDMIEADAFGLKDFDVKESSEQGMLSQVARLSKKDDPIVFLGWEPHPMNANFDLTYLSGGDDWFGPDFGGATVYTNTRAGYVEECPNVGKLLTNLEFSLQMENEIMGAILNDGEKSDAAAEAWLAANPDVLDSWLDGVTTLDGEPALPAVKSALGL; from the coding sequence ATGAAACTCGTACTGACCACCTCCGCCATCGCTCTTTGCGCAAGCGCCGCCGCTGCAGATTGCTCCAAAGTCAGGTTCTCGGATGTGGGATGGACGGACATCACCGCCACCACGGCAGCCACCACGACCGTGCTGGAGGCGATGGGCTATGACACTGAGATCAGCGTGCTTTCCGTGCCGGTGACCTACGTGTCGCTGGAAGAGGGTGACATGGATGTCTTCCTCGGCAACTGGATGCCCACGATGGAGGCCGACATTGCCCCCTACCGCGAGGCCGGCACCGTCGACACGGTGCGCGCCAACCTCGAGGGCGCGAAGTACACGCTGGCCACCAATGCCGCAGGCGCCGCGCTGGGAATCAAGGATTTCGCCGACATCGCCGCCCACGCCGATGAGTTGGACGAAACCATCTACGGCATTGAGCCCGGTAACGATGGCAACCGGCTGATCATGGACATGATCGAGGCGGATGCCTTCGGGTTGAAGGACTTCGACGTCAAGGAAAGCTCGGAACAGGGCATGCTGAGCCAGGTGGCACGCCTGTCGAAAAAGGACGACCCCATCGTCTTCCTCGGCTGGGAGCCGCACCCGATGAACGCGAACTTCGATCTTACCTACCTGTCGGGCGGGGATGACTGGTTCGGCCCGGACTTCGGCGGTGCCACGGTCTACACCAACACCCGCGCGGGCTATGTCGAGGAATGCCCGAACGTCGGCAAGCTGCTGACCAACCTCGAGTTCTCGCTGCAGATGGAGAACGAGATCATGGGCGCGATCCTCAATGACGGCGAGAAGTCGGACGCGGCGGCGGAAGCCTGGCTTGCTGCGAACCCCGACGTGCTCGACAGCTGGCTCGACGGCGTGACCACGCTGGACGGCGAGCCGGCGCTTCCGGCGGTGAAATCGGCCCTGGGTCTCTGA